Proteins encoded by one window of Streptomyces sp. LX-29:
- a CDS encoding DEAD/DEAH box helicase — MTTAMQPEVPEGHDVDPAQSAYPAGARPVFAPGAQVRIRDEQWLVKSVAESRDGLMVEVSGVSSFVRGTDAVFYSGLDRIEVLDPRKTRLVPDETSKHAKARLYLEAVIRKTALPQTEHGIALADSFLMDRQEHQLRPAELALSMRNPQPRLLIADVVGLGKTLEIGITLSELIRRGRGERILVVTPAHVLEQFQRELWTRFSLPLVRLDSTGIQRIQQELPAGRNPFAHFKRVIVSVDTLKSATYAHHLENITWDSVVIDESHNLVNKGTRNNRLARRLAEQTDALILASATPHNGDAESFAELIRMLDPAAIADPKNYKVADLDHLYIRRTKTDREVRDGLKGKPWAERGDSLPVPAPATPKEVAVLEKLASEWTPGDPSRSSVCADPLVGYNFLKAFLSSHVALRKSLANRRAYLDNPKTGTAKGKAKAAADTPERRAALAAESKALAELEALVADFTDQDSAKLDALVRTLKDSLGVGPRSECRVVIFSERVHTLDWLAQEVPARLGFKKNEVKADATRPWKAYGGAVEVMHGDTTNDQQQQEIVDRFGRLEEPVRLLFTGDIASEGVNLHHQCHDLIHYDLPWSLIRIEQRNGRIDRYGQAVSPEFRALTLTADVPWRRDEESGEVLTLDDRLVGARLLRREAQAHEIETGEGSAEAVTGLYNDKKEEDRLTRDLIKGGTVERSIKQSQQESGGVLANLLAGANARLADPTAPPTTLGTAPVPEADVPHVFTDTKAYFHAAMDLIYPEAERAALGWKPETAQGRIEFTPPDDLQYRFRVLPKSYLEQEKILTTSKYDGTLSITFDKQYAADRLEAARNAKQGKTDRPTSQWPNVSYASDIHPVLDWVTDKVLAKLQYDEAFVLAYRPDTAKAKRIDAALPEALTGPVYLLQGVYSNAAGKPTVVEWMAVTGLAAGSPRVWRMDSAFLTACGVGPDMPGRAQPVAPDLLQGLVPAAVDAAETHLRERRADYDKQVDSYLAPYEDRVQIWEQGALIAVGNQQRRIQQVYDTAALRRDLVRRLRTDGDPMLRVLCVLEPLHPTTSSTAHAKESAR; from the coding sequence GTGACCACGGCGATGCAGCCCGAGGTTCCTGAAGGGCACGATGTCGATCCGGCGCAGTCGGCATACCCGGCCGGAGCCAGGCCGGTCTTCGCCCCCGGCGCCCAGGTGCGCATCCGCGACGAGCAGTGGCTCGTGAAGTCCGTCGCGGAGTCCCGTGACGGGCTCATGGTGGAGGTCAGCGGGGTCTCCTCGTTCGTCCGTGGCACGGACGCGGTCTTCTACTCTGGACTGGACCGGATCGAGGTGCTCGATCCGCGCAAGACCCGTCTCGTGCCCGACGAGACCTCCAAGCACGCCAAGGCCCGCCTCTATCTGGAGGCGGTCATCCGCAAGACCGCGCTGCCGCAGACCGAGCACGGCATCGCCCTTGCCGACTCCTTCCTCATGGACCGGCAGGAGCACCAGTTACGCCCCGCCGAGCTGGCGCTGTCCATGCGTAATCCGCAGCCCCGGCTGCTGATAGCCGACGTCGTCGGTCTGGGCAAGACGCTGGAGATCGGCATTACGCTCTCAGAGCTGATCCGGCGCGGCCGTGGTGAGCGCATCCTCGTGGTCACGCCCGCCCATGTGCTGGAGCAGTTCCAGCGTGAGCTGTGGACCCGCTTCTCCCTGCCGCTGGTGCGCCTGGACTCCACCGGCATCCAGCGCATCCAGCAGGAGTTACCAGCAGGCCGGAACCCGTTCGCCCACTTCAAGCGCGTCATCGTCTCAGTCGACACCCTCAAGTCGGCGACATACGCCCACCACCTGGAGAACATCACCTGGGACTCGGTGGTCATCGACGAGTCGCACAACCTCGTGAACAAGGGCACCCGCAACAACCGCCTCGCCCGCCGCCTCGCCGAGCAGACCGATGCGCTGATCCTGGCCTCCGCCACGCCGCACAACGGCGACGCCGAATCCTTCGCCGAGCTGATCCGGATGCTCGACCCGGCGGCCATCGCCGACCCCAAGAACTACAAGGTCGCCGACCTCGACCACCTCTACATCAGGCGCACCAAGACCGACCGCGAGGTACGCGACGGCCTCAAGGGCAAGCCCTGGGCCGAACGCGGCGACTCCCTGCCGGTGCCGGCTCCGGCGACACCGAAGGAGGTCGCCGTCCTGGAGAAGCTCGCGAGCGAGTGGACCCCGGGGGACCCGAGCCGTTCGTCGGTCTGCGCCGATCCGCTGGTCGGCTACAACTTCCTCAAGGCGTTCCTCTCCTCCCACGTCGCCCTGCGGAAATCCCTCGCCAACCGCCGTGCCTACCTGGACAATCCGAAGACCGGTACGGCGAAGGGCAAGGCCAAGGCCGCGGCGGACACTCCCGAGCGTCGCGCTGCTCTCGCCGCCGAGAGCAAGGCGCTCGCGGAGCTGGAGGCGCTGGTCGCGGACTTCACCGACCAGGACTCCGCCAAGCTCGACGCGCTCGTGCGCACGCTGAAGGACAGCCTCGGCGTCGGCCCGCGCTCCGAGTGCCGCGTCGTGATCTTCTCCGAGCGGGTTCACACCCTGGACTGGCTGGCCCAGGAGGTCCCGGCCCGGCTCGGCTTCAAGAAGAACGAGGTGAAGGCCGACGCGACGCGTCCCTGGAAGGCGTACGGCGGAGCCGTCGAGGTCATGCACGGCGACACCACCAACGACCAGCAACAGCAGGAGATCGTCGACCGCTTCGGACGGCTCGAAGAGCCGGTACGGCTGCTGTTCACCGGCGACATCGCCTCCGAGGGCGTCAACCTGCACCACCAATGCCACGACCTCATCCACTACGACCTGCCCTGGTCCCTCATACGCATCGAGCAGCGCAACGGACGCATCGACCGCTACGGGCAGGCGGTCAGCCCCGAGTTCCGTGCCCTCACTCTCACCGCCGACGTGCCCTGGCGGCGCGACGAGGAGAGCGGCGAGGTGCTCACGCTCGACGACCGGCTCGTCGGCGCCCGCCTGCTGCGGCGCGAGGCCCAGGCACACGAGATCGAGACCGGTGAGGGCAGCGCCGAGGCCGTCACCGGCCTCTACAACGACAAGAAGGAAGAGGACCGCCTCACTCGCGACCTCATCAAGGGCGGCACCGTCGAGCGCTCCATCAAGCAGTCCCAGCAGGAGTCAGGCGGGGTCCTCGCCAACCTCCTCGCCGGAGCCAACGCCCGGCTCGCCGACCCCACGGCCCCTCCCACCACCCTCGGCACGGCCCCGGTGCCCGAGGCCGACGTACCCCACGTCTTCACCGACACCAAGGCGTACTTCCACGCCGCGATGGACCTCATCTACCCGGAGGCCGAGCGCGCGGCCCTCGGCTGGAAGCCCGAGACGGCCCAGGGCCGGATCGAGTTCACTCCGCCCGACGACCTCCAGTACCGCTTCCGGGTGCTGCCGAAGTCGTACCTCGAGCAGGAGAAGATCCTCACCACGTCCAAGTACGACGGCACGCTGAGCATCACCTTCGACAAGCAGTACGCCGCCGACCGCCTGGAGGCCGCCCGCAACGCCAAGCAGGGCAAGACGGACCGGCCCACCTCCCAGTGGCCCAATGTCTCCTACGCCTCCGACATCCACCCCGTGCTCGACTGGGTGACGGACAAGGTTCTCGCCAAGCTCCAGTACGACGAGGCGTTCGTCCTCGCCTACCGGCCCGACACCGCCAAGGCCAAGCGGATCGACGCCGCCCTGCCCGAAGCCCTCACCGGCCCGGTCTACCTCCTCCAAGGCGTCTACTCAAACGCGGCGGGCAAGCCGACCGTCGTGGAGTGGATGGCCGTCACCGGGCTCGCCGCGGGCAGCCCTCGCGTATGGCGCATGGACTCGGCGTTCCTCACCGCCTGCGGTGTCGGCCCCGACATGCCCGGCCGCGCCCAGCCCGTCGCCCCCGACCTCCTCCAGGGACTCGTCCCCGCGGCCGTCGACGCGGCCGAGACCCACCTGCGCGAGCGCCGCGCCGACTACGACAAGCAGGTGGACTCCTACCTCGCTCCGTACGAGGACCGGGTGCAGATCTGGGAGCAGGGCGCCCTGATCGCCGTCGGCAACCAGCAGCGCCGCATCCAGCAGGTGTACGACACGGCCGCCCTACGCCGCGACCTCGTACGCCGCCTGCGAACCGACGGCGACCCGATGCTGCGGGTCCTCTGCGTCCTCGAACCCCTTCACCCCACCACCTCGTCCACCGCGCACGCCAAGGAGTCCGCACGATGA
- a CDS encoding DEAD/DEAH box helicase, with protein MRPTLGAQGLKESLLQYLSTTYGLADEGVRKALHAFLGDETTGMLRGPYLRLRTPFTPAGDGWQQHLDWVRTDGWTPYAHQARAFARLTSKDGHVPQPTLVTTGTGSGKTESFLYPVLDHCARERAAGNSGVKAIFLYPMNALATDQAARINGLLTDYDELSGVRAGLYIGDKAATHYDRVYTRRQDMRLSPPDILITNYKMLDLLLQRAADAPLWDDSDIRYVVVDEFHTYDGAQGTDVAMLLRRLAIAVGANRPGKPLGTITPVATSATLASGTDADGVRQLLSVAGNVFGAEFTEDAIVGENRLTIDEFMLDESITDAKFLPGQAAPPEALTALPDPASGPEALADLAEAVTGRRTTDPVVLGAALKRNRLTYAVLKAFDGTACTYDEVLDVMRRSGAKSWDEAITTRPQVAAAALARFVALLSVARDPEAPAAISRPFVQVEVHQWARSVTRMLRGVLPWPKAEFAWDTVGAESRLRTTPNTTTSRDTKVFLPAVYCRECGRSGWSVLAPESDLEELSFEAHKIRRATVTANKSKVRTLVAATDNEAREGNGRTAMDQAAQRSLTTGGAGVLMVLDGHSRRLRLPDPEDDYDGEGNPQPAGPDSVFVLVQLGDTAERAAKDDWCPACGTHNAIRFLGTGAAALAAASITQLFTGGEMDKQQRETKTLMFNDSVQDAAHRAGFVASRSYTFSLRALFTKHLSEQRSTALNDLVADVVMSTTDRETLAAVVPPDLHDDAGVARLLSGKGRGGDKRTWDLIGERFAFEAVMEFGHRSRNGRTLELTRTAAAWVSVPDERAAVAIVRAVHEESTHHGLALTAHDDARYLAFLRGLLERLRTRGAVGHRWLDKFLDEAGTSRYFIWGGRPRGMKAFPRGVSAPSFVLARPKQKSEFDFAAGRLSWYQSWAQRCFDMTREQADEFWVRLLPRLTDAGLLAARTPRDTAVRVYGLQPGAVRLQLLSDVQVNESYVRCPKCFWEQTVHPSLLVQYHGQPCQSYRCSSGRLVAGDRWLETVDRHDRDRDYREDYYRSLYRRAGTYQVITAEHTGLLSRGKRERVEEAFRKGEGFNDPNVLSCTPTLEMGIDIGDLSAVVLGALPRRPANYAQQAGRAGRRTGNAFLLTIPDRSRRDLYFLDRPRDMIDGRIVPPGSYLSAIEILRRQYTAHLLDLAARGRLLREDGKPLAALSRRVDELFGPSGYLADFTEAALAHGEELVAGFLALFPTGVSETAQEELKQYAVRGIRSAIEKAERGWERENQKLRTRIRTIRSAIDELKEGDDEQARTKAELEAELGALSKQGATRQRQPAQTVLCDLGLLPNYALIDATTTLEATVYWPEGTTSEGRDSYKSKPFSYGRPRSFALSELAPGNTFYAEGYKHRITGIDIVTGRDQDWRHWRFCPSCGYVRTENAEHDITPCPRCGEAGIADSGSLWQIVQPSVVTARDKREDARIGDESDDRDRRFYTVMDMVDIAPKDFAPGKSWRHTKEIFGVDYTRHAVIRRVNAGPLSIGAQENDQLAGRPVRIAPFHVCTACGAATADGRPVFDDDRDAVDNSANRQREVKHHTPWCPLRRGRQDVSQEPVLLAHELETEALRILLPAATVLVEERVHSFQAALRLGVDEAFGGDPQHLDTTLATMPDRDTAEKRHFLVLYDRLPHGTGYLDRLTDPAAFRQVLEGARRLLEECPCNGEAVPACHRCLYRYADEQHIDRVSRQAALEILDELLGTDTDAWNTKPVGNTDQIGLNGQVESDLEARFLNALRGWAGPRGDAVLEESGDNSAYLRLDEVGTVHGWRLTAQRNEGFTRTDFTFERTEGPKQKITVYLDGHRYHATRRHNRLAGDADKRNRLRAEGRIVFQLTWDDLEAFERQTGTAQASSGRVTAEPVWPPYPHSAQDIAKQLHAERGGDDLVTTAFADPMTMLLAYLRSPDDAAWGRRASAMVGGLLGTGQEILVGNGTPDQTRQTLALLLDAWGGTDGVDPDPVQGTGTLNLFRTRDQSGLPVAFLVDGATGHWSALVCLDDTAPDQLGTPEHKARWGSWLQWSNILQFLAHDGGDGVQLTTATAATCDTSVLKAFGGPGELESLVVQFATGTPVQRHPVVEAPDATPLEATLRDLLWDGEILGYLDEDEPDAPLTRLAHALADGGKKAPAYGFELGERGWLADFAWNHGDQRIAVMAEPYDHEDEESDKTWRAYRDAGFTIRSADDWLADLDALLTALPDATPRPDSEEQGAAR; from the coding sequence GTGAGGCCGACCCTCGGAGCGCAGGGACTCAAGGAGAGCCTGCTCCAGTACCTGTCCACGACGTACGGCCTCGCCGACGAGGGCGTCCGCAAGGCGCTGCACGCCTTCCTCGGGGACGAGACGACGGGTATGTTGCGCGGGCCGTACCTTCGCCTCCGTACTCCCTTCACGCCGGCTGGCGACGGCTGGCAGCAGCACCTGGACTGGGTGCGTACGGACGGCTGGACGCCATACGCGCACCAGGCCCGTGCCTTCGCACGGCTCACCTCGAAGGACGGGCACGTACCTCAGCCCACGCTGGTCACGACGGGTACGGGCTCCGGAAAGACCGAGTCGTTCCTCTACCCCGTTCTCGATCATTGCGCCCGCGAGCGCGCGGCCGGGAACAGCGGGGTCAAGGCGATCTTCCTCTATCCGATGAACGCCCTGGCCACCGACCAGGCGGCCCGCATCAACGGACTGCTCACCGACTACGACGAGTTAAGCGGCGTGCGTGCCGGCCTGTACATCGGGGACAAAGCGGCGACGCACTACGACCGGGTCTACACGCGCCGGCAGGACATGCGGCTGTCCCCGCCGGACATCCTGATCACCAACTACAAGATGCTCGATCTGCTCCTGCAGCGGGCCGCCGACGCACCGCTGTGGGACGACAGCGACATCCGCTATGTGGTCGTCGACGAGTTCCACACGTACGACGGCGCGCAGGGCACCGACGTCGCCATGCTGCTGCGTCGCCTCGCCATCGCCGTCGGCGCGAACCGGCCCGGCAAGCCGCTCGGCACGATCACTCCCGTCGCCACCTCCGCGACCCTCGCCTCCGGCACCGACGCCGACGGGGTGCGGCAGCTCCTCTCCGTGGCCGGCAACGTCTTCGGTGCCGAGTTCACCGAGGACGCGATCGTCGGTGAGAACCGGCTGACGATCGACGAGTTCATGCTCGACGAGTCGATCACGGACGCGAAGTTCCTGCCCGGCCAGGCCGCACCCCCCGAGGCACTGACCGCCCTGCCTGACCCGGCCTCCGGCCCGGAGGCGCTCGCGGACCTCGCCGAGGCCGTCACCGGACGCCGTACCACCGATCCGGTCGTCCTCGGCGCCGCGCTCAAGCGCAACCGACTGACGTATGCGGTGCTGAAGGCCTTCGACGGCACGGCGTGCACCTACGACGAGGTGCTCGACGTGATGCGCCGCAGTGGGGCGAAGAGCTGGGACGAGGCGATAACGACGCGGCCGCAGGTCGCGGCGGCGGCACTCGCCCGCTTCGTCGCCCTTCTGTCCGTGGCACGGGACCCGGAGGCGCCGGCCGCGATCAGCCGCCCCTTCGTCCAGGTAGAGGTGCACCAGTGGGCGCGGTCCGTCACCCGCATGCTGAGGGGCGTGCTGCCCTGGCCGAAGGCCGAGTTCGCCTGGGACACGGTCGGGGCGGAAAGCCGGCTACGTACGACGCCCAACACGACCACCTCTCGTGACACCAAGGTCTTCCTGCCCGCGGTGTACTGCCGCGAGTGCGGGCGCTCCGGCTGGTCGGTACTCGCCCCCGAGTCGGACCTGGAAGAGCTGAGCTTCGAGGCCCACAAGATTCGCCGGGCCACCGTCACGGCCAACAAGTCCAAGGTGCGCACCCTCGTGGCGGCCACGGACAACGAGGCTCGCGAGGGAAACGGCCGTACCGCCATGGACCAGGCGGCGCAGAGGTCGCTGACCACGGGTGGCGCGGGCGTTCTGATGGTTCTCGACGGTCACTCCCGCCGCCTGCGCCTGCCCGACCCCGAGGACGATTACGACGGCGAGGGCAACCCGCAGCCCGCAGGACCGGACTCGGTCTTCGTCCTCGTCCAGCTCGGGGACACCGCAGAGCGGGCCGCCAAGGACGACTGGTGCCCGGCGTGCGGCACGCACAACGCCATCCGCTTCCTCGGTACGGGCGCCGCCGCGCTCGCCGCCGCGTCCATCACCCAGCTCTTCACCGGCGGGGAGATGGACAAGCAGCAGCGTGAGACGAAGACGCTGATGTTCAACGACTCGGTGCAGGACGCCGCGCACCGGGCCGGTTTCGTCGCCTCGCGCTCGTACACCTTCTCCCTGCGGGCCCTGTTCACCAAGCACCTGAGCGAGCAGCGGTCCACCGCGCTGAACGACCTCGTCGCCGATGTCGTCATGTCCACCACCGACCGCGAGACGCTCGCCGCCGTCGTCCCGCCGGACCTGCACGACGACGCGGGAGTCGCGCGGCTGCTGTCAGGCAAGGGACGCGGCGGGGACAAGAGGACCTGGGACCTGATCGGGGAGCGGTTCGCGTTCGAGGCCGTGATGGAGTTCGGCCACCGTTCCCGCAACGGCCGTACCCTCGAACTGACTCGTACCGCTGCCGCCTGGGTGAGTGTCCCCGACGAGCGGGCCGCCGTCGCGATCGTACGTGCCGTCCACGAGGAGTCCACCCACCATGGGCTGGCCCTCACGGCACACGACGACGCCCGGTATCTGGCTTTCCTGCGCGGCCTGTTGGAGCGGCTGCGTACGCGGGGAGCGGTCGGACATCGGTGGCTGGACAAGTTCCTCGACGAGGCGGGCACGAGCCGCTACTTCATCTGGGGTGGTCGCCCGCGTGGCATGAAGGCCTTTCCCCGGGGGGTCTCCGCGCCGAGCTTCGTGCTCGCCCGGCCCAAGCAGAAGAGCGAGTTCGACTTCGCCGCCGGGCGCCTGTCCTGGTATCAGTCCTGGGCCCAGCGCTGCTTCGACATGACCCGCGAGCAGGCCGACGAGTTCTGGGTGCGGCTACTGCCCCGGCTCACCGATGCCGGGCTGCTCGCGGCGCGCACGCCGCGCGACACGGCCGTCCGCGTCTACGGCCTTCAGCCAGGCGCAGTCCGCCTGCAGCTGTTGTCCGACGTGCAGGTCAACGAGTCGTATGTGCGTTGCCCGAAGTGCTTCTGGGAGCAGACTGTCCATCCCTCGTTGCTGGTGCAGTACCACGGGCAGCCCTGTCAGTCGTACCGCTGTTCGTCCGGACGCCTGGTCGCGGGCGACCGGTGGCTGGAGACCGTGGACCGGCACGACCGGGACCGCGACTACCGCGAGGACTACTACCGCAGCCTGTACCGGCGAGCCGGCACCTATCAGGTCATCACCGCCGAACACACCGGTCTGCTCTCCAGGGGCAAGCGCGAGCGCGTCGAGGAGGCCTTCCGCAAGGGGGAGGGGTTCAACGACCCCAACGTGCTGTCCTGCACGCCCACCCTGGAGATGGGTATCGACATCGGCGACCTGTCCGCCGTCGTTCTCGGCGCCCTGCCGCGCCGTCCGGCGAACTACGCCCAGCAGGCGGGCCGGGCCGGGCGCCGTACCGGCAACGCCTTCCTCCTCACCATCCCCGACCGCTCCCGCCGCGACCTGTACTTCCTCGACCGGCCGCGGGACATGATCGACGGGCGGATCGTGCCGCCGGGCTCGTACCTGTCGGCCATCGAGATCCTGCGCCGCCAGTACACCGCCCATCTCCTCGATCTCGCGGCACGCGGCCGCCTGCTGCGCGAGGACGGCAAGCCGCTGGCCGCCTTGTCGCGCCGCGTGGACGAGCTCTTCGGCCCCTCCGGCTACCTCGCGGACTTCACCGAGGCCGCCCTCGCCCACGGCGAGGAGCTCGTCGCGGGCTTCCTCGCGCTGTTCCCGACCGGCGTGAGCGAGACCGCTCAGGAGGAACTGAAGCAGTACGCGGTCCGGGGCATCCGCAGCGCGATCGAGAAGGCCGAGCGGGGGTGGGAGCGCGAGAACCAGAAACTGCGCACCCGTATCCGTACCATCCGCTCGGCCATCGACGAGCTCAAGGAAGGCGACGACGAGCAGGCACGCACCAAGGCGGAACTGGAGGCCGAGCTGGGCGCCCTCTCGAAGCAGGGAGCCACGCGTCAGCGTCAGCCCGCCCAGACCGTGCTGTGCGACCTCGGTCTGCTGCCCAACTACGCCCTCATCGACGCCACGACCACCCTGGAGGCCACCGTCTACTGGCCCGAGGGCACCACATCCGAGGGGCGGGACAGCTACAAGTCGAAGCCGTTCTCCTACGGGCGGCCACGCAGCTTCGCCCTGTCCGAACTCGCCCCGGGCAACACCTTCTACGCCGAGGGCTACAAGCACCGGATCACCGGCATCGACATCGTCACCGGCCGGGACCAGGACTGGCGCCACTGGCGCTTCTGCCCCTCGTGCGGCTATGTCCGCACCGAGAACGCCGAGCACGACATCACCCCCTGCCCGCGCTGTGGGGAGGCGGGCATCGCCGACTCCGGCAGCCTGTGGCAGATCGTCCAGCCCAGCGTCGTCACCGCCCGCGACAAGCGCGAGGACGCCAGGATCGGCGACGAGAGCGACGACCGCGACCGCCGTTTCTACACCGTCATGGACATGGTCGACATCGCCCCCAAGGACTTCGCCCCGGGCAAGTCCTGGCGGCACACCAAGGAGATCTTCGGCGTCGACTACACCCGCCACGCCGTCATCCGCCGCGTCAACGCCGGACCGCTCAGCATCGGAGCCCAGGAGAACGACCAGCTCGCCGGGCGGCCCGTGCGCATCGCCCCGTTCCACGTGTGCACCGCCTGCGGAGCCGCGACCGCCGATGGACGGCCGGTCTTCGACGACGACCGCGACGCCGTCGACAACTCCGCCAACCGCCAGCGCGAAGTCAAGCACCACACCCCCTGGTGCCCGCTGCGACGCGGCAGACAGGACGTCTCCCAGGAACCCGTCCTGCTCGCCCACGAGCTGGAGACCGAAGCCCTGCGCATCCTGCTGCCCGCCGCGACCGTCCTGGTCGAGGAGCGGGTCCACTCCTTCCAAGCGGCCCTGCGCCTGGGCGTGGACGAAGCCTTCGGCGGCGACCCCCAGCACCTGGACACCACCCTCGCCACCATGCCGGACCGCGACACCGCGGAGAAGCGGCACTTCCTGGTCCTGTACGACCGCCTCCCCCACGGCACCGGCTACCTCGACCGGCTCACCGACCCGGCAGCCTTCCGGCAGGTACTCGAGGGCGCGCGCCGGCTTCTCGAGGAGTGCCCCTGCAACGGGGAGGCCGTGCCGGCATGCCACCGCTGCCTGTACCGCTACGCCGACGAACAGCACATCGACCGCGTCTCCCGCCAGGCCGCCCTGGAGATCCTCGACGAACTCCTGGGCACCGACACCGACGCCTGGAACACCAAACCGGTCGGCAACACCGACCAGATCGGCCTCAACGGACAGGTCGAGTCCGACCTCGAGGCGCGCTTCCTCAACGCCCTGCGTGGGTGGGCCGGCCCACGCGGCGACGCCGTCCTGGAGGAGAGCGGCGACAACAGCGCCTACCTGCGGCTCGACGAGGTCGGCACCGTCCACGGCTGGCGTCTGACCGCCCAGCGCAACGAGGGGTTCACCCGTACCGACTTCACCTTCGAACGCACCGAGGGCCCCAAGCAGAAGATCACCGTCTACCTCGACGGACACCGCTATCACGCCACTCGCCGGCACAACCGGCTCGCCGGTGACGCCGACAAACGCAACCGGCTCCGGGCCGAGGGGCGCATCGTCTTCCAGCTCACCTGGGACGACCTTGAAGCCTTCGAGCGGCAGACCGGCACGGCACAGGCTTCCTCAGGACGGGTGACGGCCGAGCCGGTGTGGCCGCCCTATCCGCACAGCGCCCAGGACATCGCCAAGCAGCTCCATGCCGAACGCGGTGGCGACGACCTCGTCACCACCGCGTTCGCCGATCCGATGACCATGCTCCTCGCCTACCTGCGCAGTCCGGACGACGCTGCCTGGGGCAGGCGGGCATCGGCCATGGTCGGTGGACTCCTCGGAACCGGCCAGGAGATCCTCGTCGGCAACGGCACCCCCGACCAGACCCGTCAGACGCTCGCCCTTCTCCTCGACGCCTGGGGCGGCACCGACGGCGTCGACCCAGACCCCGTCCAGGGCACCGGCACACTCAACCTGTTCCGGACCCGCGACCAGTCCGGTCTCCCCGTCGCCTTTCTGGTCGACGGAGCCACCGGCCACTGGTCCGCCCTGGTCTGCCTCGACGACACAGCACCCGACCAGCTCGGCACGCCCGAGCACAAGGCACGCTGGGGCTCCTGGCTTCAGTGGTCCAACATCCTGCAGTTCCTCGCCCACGACGGAGGCGACGGTGTCCAGCTGACCACGGCCACCGCGGCCACGTGCGACACCTCGGTCCTCAAGGCCTTCGGCGGCCCCGGCGAACTCGAATCCCTGGTCGTTCAGTTCGCCACCGGCACACCCGTGCAGCGGCACCCTGTAGTGGAGGCACCCGACGCCACTCCGCTCGAAGCGACGCTGCGGGACCTGCTGTGGGACGGGGAGATCCTCGGGTACCTCGACGAGGACGAACCCGACGCCCCCCTCACCCGTCTCGCCCACGCCCTGGCTGACGGCGGCAAGAAAGCCCCTGCCTACGGCTTCGAACTCGGCGAACGCGGCTGGCTCGCCGACTTCGCCTGGAACCACGGCGACCAGCGGATCGCCGTCATGGCCGAGCCGTACGACCACGAGGACGAGGAGAGCGACAAGACCTGGCGCGCCTACCGCGACGCCGGATTCACCATCCGCTCGGCCGACGACTGGCTCGCCGATCTCGACGCCCTGCTGACCGCGCTCCCCGACGCCACCCCCCGCCCCGACTCCGAAGAACAGGGTGCCGCACGATGA